The Candidatus Obscuribacterales bacterium genome contains the following window.
GCCATAAAAACCAGCAACTCACCCAGCACAATCAGCAACTGCAGCAGGCTCTTACCAGCCTAGTGCAGTCAGCGTTGATGGTGCAGCCGTTGGTGGGCGGTACGACTGCGCCATCTACTGCGGCAGCTTCTACCCCAGCGGCTCCATCTGCCCCGGCCCCAGCAGCTCCGACAGCACCGGCCAAGCCCACGGCGGAATCGTCATCTGCGGCAGGACAAGCGCCGTCGGCTCCTGATCTACCCAGTTTCGATGCCTTCTTTACAGAGCAGGCCGAAGCCCCCCAGCCTACAGAAACTCGTCAGCCTCGGAGTATGAATGGACTTTGGCTGACGCTGGTAATTGTGGTGGTGATGCTCACTGCCTTTGGAGCTGGTTTCTTGGTAGTGCGTCCGCTGCTGCAAAACAATGGCAGCGATCGCTAGGGCTACAGCTCGCAGTAGCGCTGGGTGACCTGATGCCGGTAGGCAAATAATCGATCAAGCTGGGCTTGGACAAACCAACCGCCCATTAGATCGCTAACCCAACCGCCGGGGAGGGAAAAGGCGATCGCATCCGTGAGCCGAGTGTTGTTGCCCTCGGGGCTAAATTGATGGCGGTGTTGCCAGTAGGCGAAGGGGCCGGTGACCTGTTCGTCGATAAATTCTTCGTAGAGATCGCAGGCGGTATGGCGGGCCAGCCATCGCACGGGAATGGGGCCAAGGAAAAGCTGAAATTCACTCTCAGCACCCACCCCCAGACCGCCCTCACGCCGCACTACAGACACGGCCTGCCAGGGCGGGGTGAGCAGGTCTAGCACATCAGGACGCTCGTGGAACTCCCAAACGGTGCTGGCGGGGGCTTGGATCAGGCTGGAACGGGAAAAGTTCATCATGGGGATGGTAGGGGTGGGGCAGGAGATAGATCTATGCGAGCTTCAGGCATGATCAGCATGGCATCCCCAAAGGAATAAAAGCGGTAGGCTTGGGCGATCGCATCTTGGTAGAGCGACAGCAGGCGTTCGCGGCCAATCAAAGCGCTGACTAACATCATCAAGCTTGATTTGGGCAAGTGGAAGTTGGTAATCATGCCGTCAACCACCTGCCAGGTGTAGCCGG
Protein-coding sequences here:
- a CDS encoding SRPBCC family protein, coding for MMNFSRSSLIQAPASTVWEFHERPDVLDLLTPPWQAVSVVRREGGLGVGAESEFQLFLGPIPVRWLARHTACDLYEEFIDEQVTGPFAYWQHRHQFSPEGNNTRLTDAIAFSLPGGWVSDLMGGWFVQAQLDRLFAYRHQVTQRYCEL